A window of Cydia pomonella isolate Wapato2018A chromosome 22, ilCydPomo1, whole genome shotgun sequence contains these coding sequences:
- the LOC133530319 gene encoding carbonyl reductase [NADPH] 3-like: MINKVALVTGSSQGIGFAIAKEFMKRAIKTVYVTAMTEQLGSNAIRKLKVEGFKPEFHLLDVTDPTSVKKCADYVLEKHGRLDILVNNAGITVKDLEKITYDDSVRVLNTNYYGNITVEKHFFPILNQNARVINIASICGHISNLRNKYWISKLTNKHLERADIDAFVNWFLDSVKNGTVKTEDFFQTEMLAYRISKIALCALTIVQQREIDRNISINSIHPGFIKTSINRGMGFYSEEQGAKAPVYLALDVDQSVKGQYFWPNKKTVLEAMNWSNPELPLYFDYEIFRKMDLNNK; the protein is encoded by the coding sequence ATGATCAATAAGGTAGCATTAGTGACTGGATCAAGCCAAGGAATCGGTTTCGCTATCGCGAAAGAATTCATGAAAAGAGCAATAAAGACAGTATATGTGACGGCAATGACCGAGCAACTAGGCAGTAATGCCATTAGGAAGCTCAAAGTTGAAGGTTTCAAACCTGAATTTCATTTATTAGATGTAACTGATCCAACAAGTGTCAAAAAATGTGCGGATTACGTGCTAGAAAAACATGGACGCTTGGATATCCTGGTCAATAACGCAGGGATTACTGTAAAAGATCTGGAAAAAATCACTTATGATGATTCAGTGCGAGTTCTTAACACAAATTACTACGGTAACATAACCGTCGAGAAACATTTCTTTCCAATCCTAAATCAGAACGCAAGAGTCATAAACATCGCCAGTATCTGTGGACACATTTCTAATCTCCGAAACAAATATTGGATCAGCAAGCTGACAAACAAACATTTGGAGAGAGCTGACATTGACGCATTCGTCAACTGGTTTCTAGATTCTGTAAAAAACGGGACGGTAAAGACTGAGGACTTCTTCCAAACTGAGATGCTCGCTTACAGAATTTCAAAGATAGCGTTATGTGCGTTGACTATTGTGCAGCAGAGAGAGATCGACAGGAACATTTCCATCAACTCTATACACCCTGGGTTCATCAAGACGTCAATTAATCGAGGAATGGGTTTTTATTCAGAAGAACAGGGAGCCAAGGCTCCAGTTTATTTAGCTCTAGACGTGGACCAGTCGGTGAAGGGGCAGTACTTTTGGCCAAATAAGAAAACAGTTTTAGAAGCGATGAACTGGAGCAATCCTGAGCTACCACTTTACTTTGACTATGAAATTTTTAGGAAAATGGATTTGAATAACAAATAA